From Quercus lobata isolate SW786 chromosome 1, ValleyOak3.0 Primary Assembly, whole genome shotgun sequence, one genomic window encodes:
- the LOC115989470 gene encoding probable mannitol dehydrogenase, translating into MAKVPPEEEHPVKAFGWAARDQSGHLSPFNFSRRETGDEDVRFKVLYCGICHSDLHSIKNDWGFSFYPLVPGHELVGEVTEVGSKVNKVKVGDKVGVGCMVGACHSCESCKNDLENYCPKMIFTYNSIYHDGTFNYGGYSDTMVANERYIVHFPENMPLDAGSPLLCAGITVYSPLKHFGLAQPGKHIGVVGLGGLGHVAVKFAKAFGAKVTVISTSPSKKDEALEHLGADSFLVSRDPDQIQAAMNTMDGIIDTVSAVHPILPLLGLLKSHGTLVMVGAPDKPLELPVFPLISGRKMVAGSSIGGMKETQEMIDFAAKHGITADIEVVSMDYVNTAMERLAKNDVRYRFVIDIGNTLAATKP; encoded by the exons ATGGCAAAAGTACCACCAGAAGAAGAACACCCTGTGAAGGCTTTTGGGTGGGCTGCTAGAGACCAATCTGGCCATCTCTCTCCTTTCAACTTCTCTAGAAG GGAAACAGGGGATGAGGATGTGAGGTTTAAGGTGCTGTATTGTGGAATATGTCACTCTGATCTTCACAGCATCAAGAATGATTGGGGCTTCTCATTCTACCCTCTTGTtccagg GCACGAACTTGTTGGGGAAGTGACAGAAGTAGGGAGCAAGGTGAATAAAGTTAAAGTTGGAGACAAAGTGGGCGTAGGATGCATGGTTGGTGCATGTCACTCCTGCGAGAGCTGCAAAAATGACCTTGAAAATTACTGTCCCAAAATGATATTCACTTACAATTCCATTTACCATGATGGAACATTCAACTATGGAGGCTATTCAGACACAATGGTAGCTAATGAGCGATACATAGTTCATTTCCCAGAAAATATGCCACTTGATGCTGGTTCTCCACTACTCTGTGCTGGGATCACAGTGTATAGTCCCCTGAAACACTTTGGTCTAGCCCAACCTGGTAAGCATATTGGGGTTGTGGGCTTAGGTGGGCTTGGTCATGTAGCTGTCAAATTTGCTAAGGCTTTTGGGGCAAAAGTGACTGTAATTAGTACCTCACCTAGCAAAAAGGATGAAGCTTTGGAACATCTTGGTGCTGATTCTTTTTTGGTTAGCCGTGATCCAGACCAAATTCAG GCTGCCATGAACACAATGGATGGTATCATTGATACTGTTTCTGCAGTCCACCCCATTTTACCATTGCTTGGTCTATTGAAGTCCCATGGAACGCTTGTCATGGTGGGTGCACCGGACAAGCCACTTGAGCTACCAGTGTTTCCGTTGATTTCGG GAAGGAAGATGGTTGCCGGGAGTAGCATTGGTGGAATGAAAGAGACGCAAGAGATGATTGACTTTGCAGCAAAACATGGCATCACGGCAGACATTGAGGTTGTTTCAATGGATTATGTGAACACCGCAATGGAGCGTCTTGCTAAGAATGATGTTAGATACAGGTTTGTCATTGACATTGGAAACACCTTGGCTGCTACCAAGCCTTGA